A genomic window from Negativicutes bacterium includes:
- the metA gene encoding homoserine O-succinyltransferase: MPIKIPNALPARNILENENIFVMYEDRAYSQDIRPLRILILNLMPTKIVTETQLLRLLGNTSLQVEVDFIYTATYEPKNVSQEHLSEFYGTFADVKHKKYDGLIITGAPVEKIEFEEVQYWAELCEIMEWSKKHVFSTLYICWGAQAGLYYHHGVKKHLLAEKMFGVFPHSLKVEHEKLFRGFDDEFFVPHSRHTEVRRADIEQVADLTILAESKEAGVYAVADFKHRKFFITGHAEYDPLTLKEEYDRDMESGLEIAVPQNYFPNDNPKSQPIVKWRSTATLLFANWLNYYVYQETPFDLATFQGE; encoded by the coding sequence AAAATACCAAATGCCTTACCGGCGAGAAATATTTTAGAAAATGAAAATATTTTTGTAATGTATGAAGATAGAGCTTACAGCCAAGATATCAGACCACTTAGAATTCTTATTTTAAACTTAATGCCGACGAAGATTGTAACGGAAACCCAACTATTAAGATTATTAGGCAATACCTCGTTACAGGTTGAGGTTGATTTTATTTATACAGCTACATATGAACCAAAGAATGTATCGCAAGAACATTTATCTGAATTTTATGGTACATTTGCTGATGTTAAACATAAAAAGTATGATGGCCTTATTATAACTGGTGCACCGGTGGAAAAAATAGAATTTGAAGAAGTGCAATATTGGGCAGAACTATGTGAAATTATGGAGTGGAGCAAGAAACATGTCTTTTCGACACTTTATATTTGTTGGGGTGCACAAGCAGGCTTATATTATCATCATGGCGTAAAAAAACATTTATTGGCGGAAAAAATGTTTGGGGTGTTTCCACACTCTTTAAAAGTTGAACATGAAAAACTATTTAGAGGTTTTGATGATGAATTTTTTGTACCGCATTCACGTCATACCGAAGTGCGTCGTGCTGATATTGAACAAGTAGCAGATTTAACAATTTTGGCAGAGTCTAAGGAAGCTGGAGTTTATGCTGTAGCGGATTTTAAGCATCGTAAATTTTTCATTACCGGTCATGCTGAATATGACCCCTTAACTTTAAAAGAAGAATATGATCGCGATATGGAGTCTGGCCTAGAGATAGCAGTTCCCCAAAATTACTTTCCAAATGATAATCCGAAAAGCCAGCCGATTGTCAAATGGCGTAGTACCGCGACGTTATTATTTGCTAATTGGTTGAATTACTATGTTTATCAAGAAACTCCATTTGATTTAGCAACTTTTCAAGGTGAATGA